From one Paenibacillus terrae HPL-003 genomic stretch:
- a CDS encoding zinc-binding dehydrogenase, with protein MVRAIVTDPLASGYFAIKEVAAPQTQPWEAIVQVQAFSLNRGEVVDARDNGEQIRPGWDFAGIVIEQAKNGTGPKQGSRVVGLLPLGAWAEQVAAPTSLLAEIPDDITLAQAATLPVAGLSALNTLRKGGMLLGKRILITGSTGGVGIFAHQLAAQSGAFTVGIARTKEKALLVQEAGANEVIVGGTAISSVDTFGPYHLIIDSVGGDTLAALLPQLAPEGICVSMGHSSSPYATINIRGLGGRTLYSFFLGEEINRYSPAEDLKLLGELVSKGQLVPRIEVEASWKEIGTIAQQLIERKFSGKAVLQIN; from the coding sequence ATGGTTCGTGCAATTGTAACAGATCCGTTAGCTTCAGGATATTTCGCTATAAAGGAAGTTGCTGCCCCACAAACCCAGCCTTGGGAAGCGATCGTTCAAGTACAAGCCTTCTCCCTTAATCGAGGTGAAGTGGTAGATGCAAGGGATAATGGAGAGCAGATCAGGCCGGGCTGGGATTTTGCCGGAATCGTCATCGAGCAGGCCAAAAACGGAACTGGTCCGAAACAAGGAAGCCGTGTCGTTGGCCTTCTCCCGCTGGGAGCATGGGCCGAACAAGTTGCTGCCCCTACTTCATTACTGGCTGAAATTCCTGATGATATTACCTTAGCACAGGCCGCTACTTTACCGGTAGCTGGTCTGTCAGCACTCAATACGCTTAGAAAAGGAGGAATGCTGCTCGGTAAGCGAATATTGATAACTGGCTCGACTGGCGGAGTTGGGATTTTCGCACATCAGCTAGCAGCGCAATCTGGAGCTTTTACAGTAGGAATAGCCAGAACAAAGGAAAAAGCCTTACTTGTTCAAGAAGCTGGTGCTAATGAGGTTATCGTTGGAGGTACGGCGATTTCATCGGTCGATACATTTGGACCTTATCATTTAATTATCGATTCAGTAGGTGGCGATACGCTAGCTGCCTTACTGCCTCAGCTTGCACCAGAGGGGATATGTGTATCCATGGGGCATTCGTCCTCACCTTACGCAACGATTAATATCAGGGGCTTAGGTGGTAGAACCTTGTACAGCTTCTTCCTAGGAGAGGAGATAAATCGCTATTCGCCGGCAGAAGATCTAAAATTACTAGGCGAGCTTGTTTCAAAAGGCCAGTTAGTACCTAGAATTGAAGTGGAGGCATCGTGGAAGGAGATTGGAACTATCGCCCAACAACTGATAGAACGGAAGTTCTCTGGTAAAGCAGTGCTCCAAATAAATTAG
- the spoIVA gene encoding stage IV sporulation protein A → MEKVDIFKDIAERTGGDIYLGVVGAVRTGKSTFIKRFMETIVLPNITSEADRARAVDELPQSAAGKTIMTTEPKFVPNNAVQIKVTEGLDVNVRLVDCVGYAVEGAKGYEDENGPRMISTPWFEEPIPFQEAAEIGTRKVIQEHSTLGVVVTTDGTIAEIPRSSYVESEERVIEELKEVGKPFVLVINSTHPRSDETLQLRSELAAKYDIPVMTLSAATMTEDDVTGVLREVLYEFPVHEVNVNLPSWVMVLNEDHWLRSNYENSVRDTVKDIRRLRDVDRVVGQFMDYEFIDRAGLSGMNMGQGVAEIDLFAPDELYDQILVEVVGVEIRGKDHLLQMMQDFAHAKREYDRFAEALEMVKTTGYGIAAPSLAEMALDEPQLIRQGTRFGVRLKATAPSIHMIRVDVESEFAPIIGTEKQSEDLVRYLMQDFENDPIKIWESDIFGRSLHAIVREGIQGKIAMMPDNARYKLQETLGRIINEGSGGLIAIIL, encoded by the coding sequence ATGGAGAAAGTGGACATTTTTAAAGACATTGCCGAACGCACCGGAGGAGATATTTATCTTGGGGTCGTCGGCGCAGTCCGAACAGGTAAATCAACTTTTATCAAGCGGTTTATGGAGACGATTGTTCTGCCAAACATTACAAGTGAGGCGGACCGTGCCCGCGCCGTAGATGAGTTGCCACAAAGTGCGGCAGGGAAAACGATCATGACGACGGAGCCTAAATTCGTACCGAATAATGCCGTCCAGATCAAAGTAACGGAAGGACTGGATGTGAATGTCCGTCTGGTCGACTGTGTAGGATACGCAGTAGAGGGTGCGAAGGGCTACGAGGATGAAAATGGTCCGCGGATGATCTCCACGCCATGGTTTGAAGAACCGATTCCGTTTCAGGAAGCGGCGGAGATTGGCACGCGTAAGGTCATTCAGGAGCATTCGACGCTCGGTGTTGTAGTCACGACAGACGGCACGATTGCGGAAATCCCGCGTAGCTCTTATGTAGAGTCGGAAGAGCGAGTCATTGAGGAGTTGAAAGAGGTAGGCAAGCCGTTTGTGCTGGTCATCAATTCCACGCATCCGCGCAGCGATGAAACACTTCAACTTCGCAGTGAGTTGGCGGCCAAGTATGATATTCCTGTCATGACGCTCAGTGCGGCTACGATGACAGAAGATGATGTTACAGGCGTGCTTCGTGAAGTATTATATGAATTCCCAGTGCATGAGGTGAATGTAAACCTGCCGAGCTGGGTTATGGTGCTGAATGAAGATCACTGGCTGCGCAGCAATTATGAAAATTCCGTCCGCGATACGGTAAAAGACATCCGACGCCTGCGTGATGTAGACCGGGTGGTCGGCCAGTTTATGGACTATGAATTCATCGACAGGGCCGGTCTGAGCGGGATGAATATGGGCCAGGGTGTGGCGGAAATTGATCTGTTCGCACCGGATGAGCTGTACGATCAGATTTTGGTCGAGGTGGTTGGGGTAGAGATTCGCGGCAAGGATCATCTGCTGCAAATGATGCAGGATTTTGCCCATGCCAAGCGGGAATATGACCGTTTCGCCGAGGCGTTGGAAATGGTCAAGACGACCGGATACGGCATTGCTGCTCCGTCGCTGGCAGAGATGGCCTTGGATGAACCTCAACTGATTCGCCAAGGTACGAGGTTTGGTGTGCGCCTCAAGGCCACAGCTCCTTCTATTCACATGATTCGTGTCGATGTGGAATCGGAGTTTGCCCCGATTATCGGGACAGAGAAGCAAAGTGAGGATCTTGTGCGCTATCTGATGCAGGATTTTGAAAATGACCCGATCAAAATCTGGGAGTCGGACATATTCGGTCGCTCGCTGCATGCCATTGTCCGTGAAGGCATTCAGGGCAAGATTGCCATGATGCCGGACAATGCACGCTATAAGCTTCAGGAAACGCTAGGTCGTATTATTAATGAAGGCTCCGGTGGTCTCATTGCTATTATTCTTTAA
- a CDS encoding sugar ABC transporter substrate-binding protein: MYIQKNKKLGLGAMMLLVLVLLVTACGTPKTESGAQGTSSTGSNTTDAKTDSLNLKGKRVALIMEFNTGTFSQQYVQGVEGEVKKFGGTLTKFVADNDKAKMASLLDSAINQQFDVILTDHGDALLETGLKKAISRNIPVIVFDAAVNVPGAVVLSQDDQSMAELTLEQMKKDIGGKGNIVKVWVAGFAPMERRQVAYDKFLKANPGIKEIATFGSAQNPALDTQAKMEAVLKQYPKGEITAVWAAWDEFAKGAARAIQQAGRTEIKVYGIDMSDEDLQMIQDPKNPWVASAAVDPTDIGRVQVRYAYQKLHGDNPEEQVVLKAVYVQREALPDKQISTSELSQYVKGWGQSEQGYKDWMKEYETAK; this comes from the coding sequence ATGTATATCCAAAAAAACAAAAAGCTAGGACTAGGGGCTATGATGCTGTTGGTGCTGGTTTTGCTGGTCACTGCATGTGGCACGCCGAAAACAGAGAGCGGTGCTCAAGGGACGAGCAGTACAGGTTCGAACACAACGGATGCAAAAACAGACAGTTTAAACTTAAAAGGCAAACGAGTTGCATTAATTATGGAGTTTAACACAGGCACGTTCTCACAGCAGTATGTTCAGGGCGTGGAAGGGGAAGTTAAGAAATTTGGCGGTACGCTGACAAAGTTTGTGGCAGACAACGATAAGGCTAAAATGGCCTCCTTGCTCGATAGCGCGATTAACCAGCAGTTTGATGTCATTTTGACGGATCATGGAGATGCGTTGCTGGAAACAGGGTTGAAAAAAGCGATTTCCCGCAATATCCCGGTTATCGTCTTCGATGCTGCGGTTAACGTTCCGGGGGCTGTCGTGCTTTCACAGGATGACCAAAGCATGGCTGAGCTGACGCTGGAGCAAATGAAAAAGGATATCGGTGGCAAAGGTAACATCGTAAAAGTGTGGGTTGCCGGATTTGCACCAATGGAGCGCCGTCAGGTTGCTTATGATAAGTTTTTGAAAGCCAACCCGGGCATTAAAGAAATTGCGACTTTTGGCTCAGCTCAGAATCCAGCTTTGGACACTCAAGCCAAAATGGAAGCTGTGTTGAAACAATATCCTAAGGGTGAAATTACAGCGGTCTGGGCTGCCTGGGATGAATTTGCCAAAGGTGCAGCACGCGCCATCCAGCAAGCTGGACGTACGGAAATTAAAGTCTACGGCATTGATATGAGTGATGAGGATCTGCAAATGATTCAGGACCCGAAAAATCCTTGGGTAGCTTCGGCGGCTGTAGATCCGACAGATATCGGACGTGTACAAGTGCGCTATGCATATCAGAAGCTGCACGGGGACAACCCGGAGGAGCAAGTGGTGCTGAAGGCGGTCTATGTGCAGCGCGAAGCATTGCCGGATAAGCAAATTTCCACATCCGAGCTGTCTCAATATGTAAAGGGATGGGGCCAAAGCGAGCAAGGCTACAAGGATTGGATGAAAGAATATGAAACGGCCAAATAA
- a CDS encoding lysophospholipid acyltransferase family protein — MIYAVCVRILRLIYRFLFRLEAVGRENVPAEGGVLLCSNHISNLDPPTVGILLDRKVHFMAKAELFNTPVLGPLIDKLGAFPVKRGGVSKESIKLALTILRDGKVMGIFPEGSRGAGGIGKKGAASFALRSGAAAVPVAIVGDYKLFRKTKVIYGKPVNLDAYQKGAVIEGDPLELATEEIMSRIRTMRKTGEPTNN; from the coding sequence ATGATATATGCTGTATGCGTCCGTATTTTGCGTCTCATATACCGCTTTCTGTTCAGACTTGAGGCGGTAGGCAGGGAAAATGTTCCTGCTGAGGGCGGAGTACTGTTGTGTTCTAATCATATTAGTAATCTGGACCCTCCGACAGTTGGCATTTTGCTGGATCGAAAGGTTCACTTTATGGCGAAAGCCGAGCTATTTAACACTCCTGTACTTGGTCCGTTGATTGACAAGCTGGGAGCTTTTCCGGTCAAACGCGGTGGTGTGAGCAAGGAATCCATTAAGCTGGCTTTGACCATTTTGCGTGACGGCAAGGTTATGGGGATCTTTCCCGAAGGCTCCAGAGGAGCCGGGGGAATCGGTAAAAAGGGTGCTGCCAGCTTTGCGCTGCGTAGTGGAGCGGCTGCCGTTCCGGTCGCCATTGTTGGTGATTACAAGCTTTTCCGTAAAACGAAAGTGATATACGGCAAACCTGTTAATTTGGATGCTTACCAAAAAGGCGCCGTTATCGAAGGAGATCCGCTTGAGCTGGCAACAGAAGAGATTATGTCTCGTATTCGTACAATGCGAAAAACCGGCGAGCCTACGAATAACTGA
- a CDS encoding 2Fe-2S iron-sulfur cluster-binding protein — MDVHITFKPSGRRVQVGQGTTLLQAARKANVYIPTRCDGKAACLMCKVHISQEWAVHAGQPSDAERRKLGPLLDEGIRLSCQARAKSDVEVTIPEDKLKAAVRRQLERQAQEDELW, encoded by the coding sequence ATGGATGTGCATATTACGTTTAAGCCATCAGGCAGGCGCGTACAGGTCGGTCAAGGCACGACATTGCTCCAGGCGGCACGTAAAGCGAACGTGTATATTCCAACCCGTTGTGATGGAAAAGCGGCCTGTCTCATGTGCAAGGTGCATATTTCACAGGAATGGGCTGTACACGCAGGCCAGCCAAGTGATGCAGAGCGCCGCAAGCTGGGACCTCTGCTGGATGAAGGTATCCGCTTGTCTTGTCAGGCTCGTGCCAAGAGCGATGTTGAAGTGACGATACCGGAGGATAAGCTCAAGGCGGCTGTTCGGCGACAGCTTGAGCGTCAGGCACAGGAAGACGAACTGTGGTAA
- the der gene encoding ribosome biogenesis GTPase Der: MARPVVAIVGRPNVGKSTIFNRIIGDRLSIVEDKPGITRDRIYGISEWNGKSFSIIDTGGIEIDGEDEILKSIRMQAELAIEEADVIVFMSDAKAGITQSDEEVAQMLYRSGKPVIVAVNKVDNLERADLIYEFYSYGFGDPIAISGSHGIGLGDLLDAITSNLPELEEDIYDEDVIRVALIGRPNVGKSSLVNAILGEERVIVSDIAGTTRDAIDTPFEKDGQKYVLIDTAGMRKRGKVYETTEKYSVMRAMRAIERADVVLVVINGEEGIIEQDKHIAGYAYEAGKASLFVVNKWDVVDKDDKTMRQFETKIRDHFLFMTYAPIVFLSAKTKQRLQKLLPVVQHVAQQHVLRIQTHLLNDVISDAVAINPPPTDKGRRLRINYVTQVAVKPPTMVVFVNDPEMMHFSYERYLENKIRAAFNFEGTPIRIFTRRKSDES, from the coding sequence ATGGCAAGACCCGTTGTGGCTATTGTCGGTCGTCCGAATGTGGGTAAATCCACCATTTTTAATCGGATTATCGGGGATCGTTTGTCCATAGTGGAAGATAAGCCTGGAATCACCCGTGACCGTATTTATGGTATATCGGAGTGGAACGGTAAATCCTTCAGTATTATTGATACTGGCGGCATTGAGATTGATGGAGAAGATGAAATCTTGAAATCCATCCGGATGCAAGCCGAACTAGCTATAGAAGAAGCAGATGTTATTGTTTTCATGAGTGATGCGAAGGCAGGGATTACGCAATCTGATGAAGAGGTAGCCCAAATGCTGTATCGTTCGGGCAAACCTGTTATTGTGGCTGTAAACAAGGTGGACAATCTGGAACGTGCGGATCTGATTTATGAGTTTTATTCTTATGGATTCGGCGACCCTATTGCCATTTCCGGTAGCCACGGTATAGGTCTTGGTGACCTGTTGGATGCGATTACGTCCAATTTGCCTGAGCTGGAAGAGGACATTTATGATGAAGATGTGATCCGTGTTGCCTTGATCGGTCGCCCGAACGTAGGTAAATCCTCGCTCGTTAACGCCATTCTGGGAGAGGAACGGGTTATTGTTAGTGACATTGCAGGTACAACACGTGATGCAATTGATACGCCTTTTGAAAAAGACGGTCAGAAGTATGTACTGATTGATACGGCGGGTATGCGTAAACGTGGTAAAGTATATGAGACGACAGAAAAATATAGTGTGATGCGTGCAATGCGTGCTATTGAGCGTGCAGATGTCGTACTGGTCGTTATTAACGGCGAGGAAGGTATTATTGAGCAGGATAAGCACATTGCCGGTTACGCTTATGAAGCGGGTAAAGCCTCGCTGTTTGTTGTGAACAAATGGGATGTCGTGGACAAGGACGACAAAACGATGCGCCAATTTGAAACTAAAATTCGCGATCACTTTCTGTTCATGACCTATGCTCCGATTGTGTTCTTGTCTGCGAAAACAAAGCAGCGCTTGCAAAAGCTGCTCCCTGTTGTCCAGCATGTGGCCCAGCAGCATGTCTTGCGTATTCAGACGCATTTGCTGAACGATGTTATTTCCGATGCGGTTGCTATTAATCCTCCGCCAACTGACAAAGGACGCCGTCTGCGTATTAACTATGTGACTCAGGTTGCTGTTAAGCCGCCTACGATGGTTGTATTCGTCAATGATCCGGAAATGATGCACTTCTCTTACGAGCGTTATCTGGAGAACAAAATTCGCGCCGCCTTCAACTTTGAGGGAACTCCAATTCGTATCTTTACACGGCGCAAGTCTGACGAAAGTTAG
- a CDS encoding NAD(P)H-dependent glycerol-3-phosphate dehydrogenase, whose amino-acid sequence MSEKIAVLVAGSWGTALASVLAANNNNVSVWTRNEQQAAEINEKHTNDHYLPGSILSERIMATTDMEVAVSGAKAVVIVAPSAAARQVARSLKAFFTKDMLIVHAIKGFETETLKRMSTVISEELEVAEGDIAVLSGPSHAEEVVRKCPTTVVVASSNEKAAQAAQELFMNSYFRVYTNRDLLGVELSGALKNIIALGAGMSDGLGFGDNAKAALLTRGLAEITRAGVEMGANPLTFAGLAGIGDLVVTATSRHSRNWRAGSLLGQGQKLDDVLESMGMVVEGIRTTKAAYAISQKLGVQMPITEVLYGVLFEGRDVRKAVEALMGRDPKTEMEVMPLQTWEQWHS is encoded by the coding sequence TTGTCTGAGAAAATAGCTGTGCTGGTCGCGGGCAGTTGGGGAACAGCTCTGGCTTCCGTCCTTGCGGCCAATAACAACAATGTCTCTGTCTGGACGAGAAACGAACAGCAAGCTGCTGAAATCAATGAGAAGCATACGAATGACCATTATTTACCCGGCTCCATCCTGTCTGAACGGATTATGGCTACAACCGATATGGAAGTTGCGGTGTCCGGTGCTAAAGCAGTCGTAATCGTTGCTCCTTCCGCTGCTGCGCGCCAGGTGGCGCGTAGTCTGAAAGCATTCTTTACCAAGGATATGCTGATTGTCCATGCCATTAAAGGCTTTGAAACGGAAACACTCAAACGTATGTCCACGGTGATTTCAGAAGAGCTGGAAGTCGCGGAGGGTGATATTGCCGTGCTGTCCGGTCCGAGCCATGCGGAAGAAGTAGTGCGGAAATGTCCTACGACGGTTGTCGTAGCCTCGTCTAATGAGAAGGCAGCACAGGCAGCACAGGAGTTGTTCATGAACTCCTATTTCCGTGTATATACGAACCGGGATCTGTTGGGTGTGGAGCTATCCGGAGCGTTGAAGAACATTATTGCTCTGGGAGCGGGGATGTCGGACGGATTAGGCTTCGGTGATAATGCAAAAGCCGCTCTGTTGACCCGTGGTTTGGCAGAGATTACCCGTGCCGGAGTAGAAATGGGAGCCAATCCGTTGACCTTTGCCGGGCTTGCGGGTATAGGCGATCTGGTCGTCACCGCAACGAGCCGTCACAGCCGTAACTGGCGTGCAGGCTCACTGCTTGGGCAGGGGCAGAAGCTTGATGATGTGCTAGAATCCATGGGTATGGTGGTAGAAGGCATTCGGACAACAAAGGCGGCCTATGCGATCTCGCAAAAACTGGGCGTTCAGATGCCTATTACGGAAGTGCTGTACGGGGTACTATTTGAAGGACGTGACGTCCGCAAGGCCGTCGAGGCGCTTATGGGGCGCGATCCGAAAACCGAAATGGAAGTCATGCCTCTGCAAACCTGGGAACAATGGCATTCATAA
- the plsY gene encoding glycerol-3-phosphate 1-O-acyltransferase PlsY — protein MILQIVAIVLSYLLGSVSFSLLYGKLKGIDIRQHGSGNAGATNTLRVLGKGPAIMVLLLDILKGIVAVLIGHWLGGSSSWLPGLCGIAAIAGHNWPVYFHFRGGKGIATAIGVLVSIAIIPALYAGIIAILAIVMTRYVSLGSLIFVILTPWILLVLGYEWPFFWTALVICVFSVWRHRTNIAKLVRGKENKLGSKGGDRLV, from the coding sequence TTGATTTTACAGATCGTTGCCATCGTACTCAGTTACTTGCTTGGCTCTGTCAGCTTCAGTCTGCTGTATGGAAAATTAAAAGGAATCGACATTCGCCAGCATGGAAGTGGCAATGCCGGCGCGACGAATACGCTGCGCGTGCTTGGAAAAGGCCCTGCCATAATGGTATTGCTGCTGGACATACTTAAAGGGATTGTTGCGGTGCTGATTGGGCACTGGCTTGGCGGAAGTTCATCCTGGTTACCGGGTTTGTGTGGCATTGCGGCGATTGCAGGCCATAACTGGCCGGTATATTTCCACTTTCGGGGAGGAAAAGGCATTGCCACCGCCATTGGTGTATTGGTCTCGATTGCAATAATTCCCGCATTGTATGCCGGAATTATTGCAATTCTCGCAATCGTAATGACGCGCTATGTCTCCCTTGGCTCGCTGATTTTTGTCATTTTGACCCCTTGGATCTTACTGGTACTTGGTTATGAATGGCCTTTCTTCTGGACGGCTCTGGTTATTTGTGTGTTTTCTGTGTGGAGACATCGCACCAACATTGCCAAGCTGGTACGGGGGAAAGAAAACAAGCTTGGCTCCAAAGGAGGAGATCGTCTTGTCTGA
- the cmk gene encoding (d)CMP kinase: MARQHVSSSNKINVAIDGPAGAGKSTVARLVAKALSYVYVDTGAMYRAATWYMMRKEIPAENVQKVLQYVPELVIELVPDPTGQKVYCNGEDVTTVIRSMEVTGKVSQYSSIAGLRSRLTENQREMAARKGVVMDGRDIGTTVLPDAEVKVFMTASVQERASRRFKELSGTDDITLGQLERDIAARDKLDEEREVSPLRCSDDAIVLDTTHMGIQDVVDTIVSYCTTAKDGEISQ, translated from the coding sequence TTGGCAAGGCAACATGTATCTTCAAGTAATAAAATAAATGTAGCCATTGATGGACCTGCTGGTGCAGGGAAAAGTACGGTGGCCCGCTTGGTAGCGAAAGCACTTTCTTATGTTTATGTAGATACCGGAGCGATGTACCGGGCAGCAACGTGGTACATGATGCGCAAGGAAATTCCGGCGGAAAATGTACAAAAAGTGCTTCAATATGTGCCTGAGCTGGTGATTGAATTAGTACCGGACCCTACAGGCCAAAAGGTTTATTGTAACGGGGAAGATGTAACGACAGTGATTCGTTCGATGGAAGTGACAGGCAAGGTGTCACAGTATTCGAGTATTGCGGGGTTACGTTCGCGTTTGACTGAAAACCAGCGTGAAATGGCCGCGCGTAAAGGTGTCGTTATGGATGGTCGCGATATTGGAACCACTGTGCTTCCTGATGCGGAAGTCAAGGTGTTTATGACCGCAAGTGTTCAGGAACGTGCCTCTCGCCGGTTTAAAGAACTAAGCGGAACTGATGATATCACTCTGGGGCAGCTGGAACGCGACATTGCGGCGCGTGACAAGCTTGATGAGGAGAGGGAGGTATCCCCGCTTCGTTGCAGTGACGATGCTATCGTGCTGGATACGACCCATATGGGCATTCAGGATGTCGTCGATACTATTGTATCTTACTGCACCACGGCGAAGGATGGAGAGATCAGCCAATGA
- a CDS encoding flagellar brake protein, translating into MFPKINDVLYIQVAGTDHADEHFEFKSRIAEEESQNFLIEIPMSQTSGQLKKLFLGEELSIFFMSEGGIKNYFNTHVTGFKEDVLRMVRIHKPAPDSISKIQRRNFLRVQANLEIAVKYGSNESRFVAETHDVGGGGVSFQTQGSHHLEEGESLSCWILVPYKNGTQEHVPFQSEIVRIQQMENGRRLIMLKYEKIADQERQKLIKYCFERQLEFRAR; encoded by the coding sequence TTGTTTCCTAAAATTAACGATGTGCTATACATACAAGTGGCTGGTACCGATCATGCGGACGAACATTTTGAATTTAAGTCACGTATTGCGGAAGAGGAGTCCCAGAACTTTCTAATAGAAATACCCATGTCTCAAACGAGCGGGCAACTGAAAAAACTGTTTTTAGGAGAAGAACTGTCGATATTTTTTATGAGCGAGGGCGGGATAAAAAACTATTTCAATACCCACGTTACCGGCTTTAAAGAAGATGTGCTCCGGATGGTCCGCATTCACAAGCCTGCCCCAGACAGCATCAGCAAAATTCAGCGTCGAAATTTTCTACGGGTTCAGGCCAACCTGGAAATAGCGGTAAAGTATGGATCAAACGAATCAAGGTTTGTAGCTGAGACGCATGATGTGGGAGGTGGAGGCGTTTCTTTTCAGACTCAAGGATCACATCACCTGGAAGAAGGTGAATCATTGTCCTGCTGGATTCTGGTCCCTTATAAAAATGGAACTCAGGAGCATGTCCCGTTCCAATCCGAAATTGTACGTATTCAGCAAATGGAAAACGGTCGCAGGCTGATCATGCTGAAATATGAGAAAATTGCTGATCAGGAGCGCCAAAAGCTCATCAAATATTGCTTTGAGCGTCAGTTGGAATTCCGGGCGAGATAG
- a CDS encoding stage VI sporulation protein F, whose product MIKNFPKDALKAINKKGGKNISENAVKKLAGTVKADTLQSEAQLRQLIKQVSAMANIPVSEDTVRDIVSAVKKSGMNSSNMEALMKMMMKK is encoded by the coding sequence ATGATTAAAAACTTTCCGAAAGATGCGTTGAAGGCCATTAACAAAAAAGGCGGCAAAAACATATCCGAAAATGCAGTGAAAAAGCTGGCAGGCACGGTCAAGGCGGACACGCTTCAAAGTGAAGCTCAGTTGCGTCAGCTTATAAAGCAGGTATCTGCGATGGCCAACATTCCGGTGTCGGAAGATACAGTAAGGGATATTGTCAGCGCCGTCAAAAAGAGCGGAATGAATTCTTCCAACATGGAAGCGTTGATGAAAATGATGATGAAAAAATAA
- the rpsA gene encoding 30S ribosomal protein S1 — protein sequence MSEEIKNQEAAEAANQDELDQIVSLKKGDTVKGTIVKLEDNQAVVSIGYKYDGIIPIRELSSGLDNAEEAVQVGQEVEARIISIDDGKEKLVLSKRAIDSENAWEKLEQLFESKEVFEVVVNDVVKGGIVVDVGLRGFIPASMVERHFVEDFSDYKGRTLRVVVKELDRENNKVILSQKDVLEAEFEANKLKVMAELKEGQEIVGTVQRLTQFGAFVDVGGVDGLVHVSEIAWTHVDKPSDAVSEGQQVKVKVLKVDPEKGKISLSMKAAQPGPWESAAGQFNNGDVVTGVVKRLVNFGAFVEIASGVEGLVHISQISHKHIGTPQEVLEEGQEVKVKILEMNPTEKRVSLSIKETEEAPEAAPRAERAPRASRAPREELNNPNVSLNNSGLSITLGERFGDKLNKFK from the coding sequence ATGTCGGAAGAAATTAAAAATCAAGAAGCTGCTGAAGCGGCAAATCAAGACGAGCTCGATCAAATCGTCTCCCTGAAAAAAGGTGACACCGTTAAAGGTACAATCGTGAAATTGGAAGATAACCAAGCGGTAGTAAGCATTGGATATAAATACGATGGAATTATTCCAATTCGCGAGTTGTCTTCTGGTTTGGACAACGCAGAAGAAGCAGTACAAGTAGGCCAAGAGGTTGAAGCTAGAATTATCAGCATCGACGACGGCAAAGAAAAACTTGTCCTGTCCAAACGTGCAATCGACAGCGAAAATGCTTGGGAAAAGCTGGAGCAGCTGTTTGAAAGCAAAGAAGTATTTGAAGTGGTTGTTAATGATGTCGTTAAAGGCGGCATCGTTGTAGACGTGGGTCTGCGCGGATTTATCCCTGCATCCATGGTAGAACGCCATTTCGTTGAAGATTTCAGCGATTATAAAGGCCGCACATTGCGTGTTGTCGTGAAAGAGCTGGATCGTGAGAACAACAAAGTAATCCTTTCTCAAAAAGACGTTCTGGAAGCAGAATTCGAAGCCAACAAGCTTAAAGTAATGGCTGAGCTGAAAGAAGGACAAGAAATCGTGGGTACAGTTCAACGTCTCACTCAATTCGGTGCTTTCGTTGACGTAGGCGGCGTGGATGGTTTGGTTCACGTATCTGAAATTGCCTGGACTCATGTTGACAAGCCTTCTGATGCGGTTTCTGAAGGACAACAAGTAAAAGTGAAAGTCCTGAAAGTGGACCCTGAAAAAGGAAAAATCAGCCTGAGCATGAAAGCTGCACAGCCTGGTCCTTGGGAATCTGCTGCTGGACAATTTAACAACGGTGACGTTGTAACAGGCGTAGTTAAACGTCTGGTTAACTTCGGTGCATTCGTTGAAATTGCTTCTGGCGTGGAAGGTTTGGTTCATATCTCCCAAATTTCCCACAAACACATCGGAACTCCACAAGAAGTTCTGGAAGAAGGACAAGAAGTTAAGGTTAAAATTCTTGAAATGAATCCTACTGAAAAACGTGTTAGCCTGAGCATTAAAGAAACTGAGGAAGCTCCAGAAGCTGCTCCAAGAGCAGAAAGAGCACCACGTGCATCCCGCGCGCCTCGTGAGGAACTGAACAATCCGAACGTTTCTTTGAACAATTCGGGTCTGAGCATTACGCTTGGCGAACGTTTTGGCGATAAACTGAACAAATTTAAATGA